From the genome of Arthrobacter sp. ERGS1:01:
AGGTTCTTATCCCGGACCGAGCCACGCGTGTCAATGACAGTAGGACCCCTGACATTGTCAGGGGTCCTACTGTCAAAGAGGTGGCGCCCCGTTGTTTTGGGTGGGGCGCCACTCTTGGTGGGGGTTAGATGATGGCGGCGCGGAGTTGCTTGGCGGCCAGGGCCGGGTCCTGGGCGCTGTAGATGAAGCCACCGGCGACGGCGACGTCGGCACCAGCACGCTGGACGGCTTCGATGGTGCTCAGGTTCACGCCACCGGCAACGGAGAACGGAACACGGGCCTCCTCGCCCGCGGTCAGCAGCCCGCGCAGATCGAAGCCGGGCTTGGCCTGCTCGTCCAGGCCGGCATGCATCTCGACGAACTTCGCCCCCAGGGCACGAACTTCCTTGGCCCGGGTGACCTTATCGGCCACACCAATCAAATCCACCACGACGCCCTTGTTATGGGCCTTGGCAGCCTTGACCGCCCCGGCAATCGTGGAATCATCGGCAGTACCCAGCACCGTCATCAGATCGGCGCCGGCCTTGAACGCGATATCGGCCTCCAACTCGCCCGCATCCATGGTCTTCATATCGGCGAAAACGATCTTATCCGGGTGCGCGTTCTTCACCGCGGTCACCGCAGCCAACCCGGCAGCCTTGATCAAGGGAGTACCCAATTCAATAATGTCCACGTACTCGGCAACCTGGTTCGCCAACTCGAGGGCATCTTCGACCGTCAACAGGTCCATCGCTACTTGGAGTTTCATGATCATGCTTCTTTCTCTAGGGAACTACATGGGTAAAAAAACAGGGTGGAAAACTAGGGGGTAAGTCTGGGGGTTATTCGAGGTTGGCGTGGCGGAGCCAAAGCTCCTCGGCCGGCACGTCCGTGTTGTCCCACAACGACTGGAACACCGCCTCGGTCGCCAGGAACAACACCTGCTCAAACAAGGAACCGGAGTACTGGCGGGAAAGGTTCGAGCCGTGATCGGTCTTCTGCGCCGCCGGAATGATCACCAACGCATCAGCCAGCTCGGCCAGCGGGGAGACCGGATTCGTCGTATAGGCCGCGATCCGGGCCCCGGCCTTCGCCGCGGTCTGCGCCGCCTTCACGACCCCGGCCGTGGTCCCGGACCCCGACGCCACCAGAAGAAGGTCCCCGGCACTGATGGCCGGCGTCGTGGTATCCCCGACAATATGGACCGTCAACCCCAGATGCATCAACCGCATCCCGGCCATCCGCAACACCAAACCACTCCGGCCCGCACCGGCGATAAAGACCCGCCCGTTCTGGCTCAAATGACCGGCCAGGCCCGCCACCTCATGCTCATCGATCTTCGCCGCCGTGTCCGCGATCTCATCACGAACCAGGGAAAGATTACGGACAATATCATCAGCGCTACTATGCACCGAACGCGGTGCCACTGCTACAGAACTCACAACTACATCCCTTCCTGATCGATCCACCACCCCCGACAACCGGGAACCGAATGGATACCTGCTAACTGATAACCATCCTGTCGAAACAAACGGATAGGAGTAACACTGTTTTCTGACAGTTCTGACTACACTTTAGGATTGGAGACCCACACCACACCCACAGGCTGACCAGAAAAACACAGCCCCGGATTGCGGCGTTATCCACCCTCCCCGCGCTTGGTTCAGCCGTCCGCGGAGGCCAATCCGGCTGAAAGCTGCTGTAATGATGGATTTATTTGCATACACTCGTAGCAACGATCAAAGTCCCGTAAGTACTTCTCGCACTGCTTAGAACCGACCCGACCCGTTTCCCATTTTCGGAGCGCAGACTTTTGGCCTCGCCGACCCAATTCCAGTCACAGATCTACCGAACCCTGCCCGAAATCGAGCGGGCCGATGCGATTGTCGACAGACTTACCAAAGCCATTGCCCTCGGGCTGCTCAAGATAGGCGAACGCCTGCCCCCCGAAGCGGAGCTGTCGGAGATGTTCGGCGTCGGCGGCGCGACCCTTCGTGAAGCGTTGGGAGAGCTGCGCGAACAGGGAGTCGTTGAGACCCGCAGGGGCAGGAGCGGGGGAACCTTCATCGTCAACCAGCCTCAACCCCAGACAGATGCCATCCGGGATTGGTTTCTCTCAACGTCCATTTCCGAAATTCGCGACATCGGGGACGAACATTCGGCCATATCGGCCGCGACCGTCCGGCTCGCATGTGAACGTGCGGAACCACACGACATCGATCGGCTTCGGGAGCTTGCACGGGCATTGGTACTCGCGGCAAGCCCGGAAGTGCGCGCACCTGCTGACAGCCGATTCCACATCGAATTGGCGGTGTCGGCGCAATCGCCAAGGCTGACCGCCGCCGAAATACGTCTCCAGGAAGAAACGGTCCAGCAGTTGTGGACCCCCCTAGCCATGGCATTTGACCCCGAAACGGCAACCGCTGAACACTTGGAGTTGGTTCGGGCGGTGGCCGAGGACCAGCCCGATAAGGCGCAGAATTTGGTGCTCGAGCACATCAGGCGAAGCATCTTCCACCTCATTGACACGAAACTCACTCTCGGGTACGCCCAATCAGTTCAGGATGGCAAATGAACCAAACCACCGAAGTCGCACAGGCCGCCGATGCCCTCACCGTGTGGTTTGGCCGGGTTTGCACAGAAGTCGAGACACTTTCAAGAAACGTTTCCACGCAGCTTGAAGGAAATCCCGCCGGCCATTCCAAGGCTGATACGACCGCGCTTGCCGGCCTGGAAGCATCGACGAGAGAATTCCTGACACGGAACGCTTTTGCCGTTGGCGCAGGGACCTTCTTCGCCGCGGAATCCGTTGAGGCCGGCGGCCCGGCCTGGGATTGGTGGTCCCGCAAGGAATCCGGGACGATCGGCAGGCTCGATTTTGACCAAACTCCGGGCAGCGATCGATATTACGACTACGAAAAGCTTCCGTTCTTCTCGACCGCCGCTTCCACGGGCAAACAGACCCTTTGGGGCCCATATGTCGACTATCTCGGCTTCGAGGAATACATCCTCACCTTCGCGGCGCCGTTTTCCATCCATGGAAAGTTTGCCGGGGTGGCCGGATGCGACATTCGGGTCAAGGATCTGGAACCACTCATCATGCCAAAACTGCGCGTCATCCCGGGCGACGCCGCCCTCGTCAACGCCAGCAACCGGGTCATTCTCGGCAACTCCGGGAAATACCTGGCCGGCCAGCGGATCAAATCCGTAGCGCCAAACCAGAGCCTATTGACCCTGGATGTCCCCCACCTTGGGCTATCGCTTCTCCACTCCGTGTAGCGTTTCACCCCCGGGCAAGGGGGCCCGCGGGGTCACATCAGCTGCACCGTCGGCGCATGGCCGCCGTCACTCATTGCCACATTCATGCGGTCCACTTCCGCCGGCCCTGCGATGCCCTATGCTCTATGTGGCGCAGGCCACTCAACGGCAGTGAGTCCGCTCAGGCGGCCGGCTCGCGGGCGCTTCGTGACCCCTCAAAACATTATCGATGCGAGATGTGAAATTTTCTAAAAAAGACTGGACTAGATGAATTACGCGGCGTAGCTTTGCATGTGGGACGAACGTTCGTGACCTGCATCACACCAAAAGGGCTCGGAGCTGAGCTCAACTGGTCCTCCAGAAACATCGAGGTTACAGACGGTCCCTCCCGAATCTCCCGTCGGGATTCAAACTGACCTTCAGTACCGCCTTCCACTCATGCGCATCCGTCAGTGCACATCCCTGGCCCAGGCAAGTAACCCGTACCGTCACCACACCATTAACAGGAGAACACCATGGAAACCACCCTCGTAGGCACCCTCACCAAAGCCGGCGCCATCCACAAAGTCGAAAACGGCTACCTCGGACTACCCTCAATGAACCTCCCCGGCAGCGAAGCCGCCATCGGCGACTCCCTCCACAACCCCGAAGGCACCGTCATGAGCGCCGGCTTCTTCGAACTCAAAGCCTCCGAACCCGTCGTCTACACCTACACCTACGACGAAATGAAAGTCGTCATCAAAGGCCACTTCATCCTCACCGACCAAACCACCGGCGAAACCACCCACGCCAAAGAACGCGACGTCCTCTTCTTCCCCAAAGGCACCACCGTCAAATTCGAAACCCCCGACTACGGCCTCGGCTTCTTCACCGGCGACCGCACCTTCGCACCCTAAGACCCACCATGCACCCCGCACCCAGCACCCCAGCAGAACCCACACACCAAAGACCCAAGGGAGCTTGCCATGAGTGAAAACCGTTCCGGCGGAGTCGATCACCTGGAACGATCGATCGACTGGAAACAGGGCCTGGCCATTGCGCTGGGCGTCCCCCTGCTCATCCTTCCGTCCCTGGGCTATCTTCCGATGTGGGTCTCCGCCGCAGCAATTCTCATCTGGGGTTTGTCGGTCTTTCAAGGTTTCATGCAGAGCACCGCGTATGCGGAAATGGCCACCACCTTCCCGAAGGCCTCCGGGCTGCCGGGTTTTGCGCAGCACGTCTTTCGAACCGAAAACTTCCACGGGAAGTATGACAAGGGCAAGCTGATTGGCGGCTTTAGCGCCTGGAGTTACTGGTTTGCCTGGAACCCGGTAATGGCGATCTTTTCCATTTTGGTCGGCGGTTACCTGCACGGGCTGTTTCCGGTGCTGGGCGAGATATTCACGGCGTATCAGCTCTCGCTGATGTCGGGCGTGGTGATTTTCGCCGGATTGTTTGCCGTCAACTGGTTCGGCCTCAAGGATGGCGCCCTCCTGGGCTACATCCTGGCGGCGCTATCACTGATACCGCTGATCATCCTGGCCGTGGCACCTTTTGCCACCGGACACGTGGAACTGTCCAATATCACCGGCAGCTGGTGGCCGAGCGACTGGGCCTGGGATCTGCACCATATCCTGATTCTCTTTGGCATCTTCGCGATTGCACAATGGAGTGCCTGCGCCTGGGAAACGGCAGCCATCTACGGCCCCGAGTACAAGAATCCGTCCAAGGATGTTCCAAAAGCGCTGTTTGCCTGTGGCATCATCTGCTTCGTCCTGTTCGTGCTGGTGCAATCCTCGGTGATCGGCGTCATTGGAGTGAAGGGCGTACTGGCCGAGTCCGTATCTCCCCTCATTCCGGTGGCCCATGCGGTCTTTGGTGGCGCCGGTTCCATGATTACCATCATCATGCTGATCTTCGCCATGATCCTGATCATCCAAACGGCCTATCTGGGTTCTTCCCGCGCCATGCACTCCATGGCGACGGAAGGCAACCTTCCCCAGGCACTCAGCAAGCTGAATCGCCACGGGACCCCGTTTGTTGCCATGGTGGTGATCGGCGCCTTTAACCTGATCCTGATCTCGATGGGAACTCCCGAGGCAATTCTTGGGGCCTCGGCGATTGGCTACACCTGCGCCAACGGCATCAGCCTGTTCGCCTACGTCAAGGCCAGGAAGGACCCTGCCTTTGCCAATCTGGAACGACCCTTCAAGGCACCCAGGGGATGGAAGCATGTGGCCATGATCTTCGGCCTGTTCAATCTGCCCCTGTGCCTGGCCGGCGTGATCTACCTGAACAGCCAGGAGGTCGGCTGGGCATCAACCTGGGTCAGCTTCGTCGTCCTGGCCCTCTACATACCCATCTGGCTGTATTCCCAACATGAAGCGAAGCGCTCGAAGAACAAGGTACAGAGGGCGCTGGTTAGCGTCGACTGACAGTTTGGTCGGCATCTCCAGTGGCGTGGGACTATTAGCGCCGTTGGCGACGATCCAGGCGCACGTCCCTTGAACCGTGGCTTCAAAGAAGGGTAGGCAGGCCGTTGCCAAACGGCCTGCCTACCTTTCTTTGCGCCCGAGGAAAACCGGCGCGAGCTTGTCTCCGACCGGCTCAAGCCCGCCTTCAACCGCCATGGAGGGCGGGCACTTAAATATCCCTAGTTAATAATCATAAAAAAGACTGGACTAGATGAATTAGGTGGCGTAGCTTTGCATGTGGGACGAACGTTCGTGACCTGCATCACACCAAAAGGGCTCGGAGCTGAGCTCAACTGGTCCTCCAGAAACATCGAGGTTACAGACGGTCCCTCCCGAATCTCCCGTCGGGATTCAAACTGACCTTCAGTACCGCCTTCCACTCATGCGCATCCGTCAGTGCACATCCCTGGCCCAGGCAAGTAACCCGTACCGTCACCACACCATTAACAGGAGAACACCATGGAAACCACCCTCGTAGGCACCCTCACCAAAGCCGGCGCCATCCACAAAGTCGAAAACGGCTACCTCGGACTACCCTCAATGAACCTCCCCGGCAGCGAAGCCGCCATCGGCGACTCCCTCCACAACCCCGAAGGCACCGTCATGAGCGCCGGCTTCTTCGAACTCAAAGCCTCCGAACCCGTCGTCTACACCTACACCTACGACGAAATGAAAGTCGTCATCAAAGGCCACTTCATCCTCACCGACCAAACCACCGGCGAAACCACCCACGCCAAAGAACGCGACGTCCTCTTCTTCCCCAAAGGCACCACCGTCAAATTCGAAACCCCCGACTACGGCCTCGGCTTCTTCACCGGCGACCGCACCTTCGCACCCTAAGACCCACCATGCACCCCGCACCCAGCACCCCAGCAGAACCCACACACTGCGAACCAGGCTACCGCGGCACCATCTACGCAACCTTCGGCACCACAAACACCGCCACACACCACGAAACCAGTGCCAAGCTCCGCCGCGACCTACACTTCATTACGGCAACCCCGACAACCCTCACGCAATTGGCCAGCAGCCTCAAAAGCGCACACGTCGGAGTCCGTCTTGTCCTCGCCGGCCCCCCAGCCGACATCAAAGCAGCAGCCGCAACCGCCACGGAATGCGGACTCGTCGAAGAGGAAATCACCCTCCTCGGTGAAGAAACCGGACCCCTCGTCCTTTTTTGCGCGCATTGCCGCACCACCACCATGACCACCCAAGCCACCGGCACCGAACTGGACTGCCCAGGATGCACCACCACCCTGGCCATCAGCAACCACTTCTCCCGCCGCATGGGCGCATACCTGGGATTCTCAGCTCACGCCGAGGAGGCAGCATGACCACCACCCCGCTCCTGGACCAGGCCCACCCCGCAGTCAAGGGAGGACTACTGCTCGAGGTGACAAACATCAGCAGGCAGACGGATTCCATTGTCAGCATCACCTTTGCCGATCTCGCCGGGGGGCTGCTTCCCGCCTACGTCCCGGGTAGTCACCTGGTGGTCCAGTACGGTGCGGGCGTCAATGCCTACTCGCTCACCGGATCGGGCAGCACGCCGTTTGAGTACATCATCTCGGTCCTGCAAGTCGAGGACGGGGCCGGCGGCTCGCAGGCCATGCATCGCCTCTCAGTGGGCGACCTTGTCCAGGTTTCGCGTCCCCGCAGCGCTTTTGCCCCTGTGGCGAATGCTACGCACCAGCTCCTTGTTGCGGCAGGGATCGGCATCACCCCTGTGCTTTCGCACGCCCGCTCGGCGGTCGAGTGGGGCACGGCAACGGACCTTATCTACGTACACCGGCCCGGCGCCGGGGCCCATGTCGAGGAGGCCAGGGAATTGTTGGGGGATGGCCTGACCGAATGCAGTGATCGGGCCAGCTTCCAGAAGGTATTGGCTGAAAGCCTCACGCACCAGCCGCTCGGGACCCACCTTTACGTCTGCGGGCCGGCGGCCTTCATGGACGACGTTTTGGACCAGGCACGCGAGCATGGGTGGCCGGCGGCCCGGCTGCACTCGGAGGCCTTTGGCGCAGCCGAACTGGACGACGGCGAACCGTTCGCGGTGAACCTGACCCGCAGTGGCACCAGATTGGAAGTTCCGGCCGGTGTTTCGTTGCTGGAGGCACTGGAGAATGCGGGGAAAAGCATCCCCAACATGTGCCGCAAGGGCATTTGCGGGGAATGCTCCCTCTCGGTACTTCGAGGGACGCCCCAGCACAGGGACCTTTACCTGACCGACCAGGAAAAGGCTGAGAACACCACCATGATGTGCTGCGTTTCCCGCAGCCTCGACGAAGAATTGGAGTTGGACCTGTGACTACCACCATCATCGACAATGAACTCGAATCCGGGGTCCTTCCGGAACGGATCAGGCACTTTCCGTTCCCCTTTTCCGGTGACAGCTACCGTTACAGCGCCAATGTCGAGCCCGCTCGGAAACTAGTGGAGACGGAGGCCGGTTCCTGGGGATCGTTCCTTATCGACGTCGACGAGTTCTATCTTCAAGACCTCCGGGACCGCAACGAGGTGCTGGAGAAGGATCCCACTCGCACCCAGGTCCTCCCCCACATGCGCCCCGCCGTCTGGGATGCCATCACCACTTTGCTGCCCGCCATGGCCGAAGAAAACCCGGACACGATGTCCTACCAGCGTGACGGAAATGCCTGCCGCTGGGCGAATGCCCTGCAGAACCTAGAGTTGGAATTCACGGTCGGCGACGACGATTCGCTTCCCATGGGGCCATTGCAGTTCCTGGGCAGCCAAATCCAGGACGACATCGTTTTCCTTGACCCCCGCGAGGATACGCTGTGGCTCGACGCCGGTCTGGTCACCTTCGCGGCCGACTGGTCCTTTGGATTCGACGT
Proteins encoded in this window:
- the hxlA gene encoding 3-hexulose-6-phosphate synthase; amino-acid sequence: MKLQVAMDLLTVEDALELANQVAEYVDIIELGTPLIKAAGLAAVTAVKNAHPDKIVFADMKTMDAGELEADIAFKAGADLMTVLGTADDSTIAGAVKAAKAHNKGVVVDLIGVADKVTRAKEVRALGAKFVEMHAGLDEQAKPGFDLRGLLTAGEEARVPFSVAGGVNLSTIEAVQRAGADVAVAGGFIYSAQDPALAAKQLRAAII
- the hxlB gene encoding 6-phospho-3-hexuloisomerase, translating into MSSVAVAPRSVHSSADDIVRNLSLVRDEIADTAAKIDEHEVAGLAGHLSQNGRVFIAGAGRSGLVLRMAGMRLMHLGLTVHIVGDTTTPAISAGDLLLVASGSGTTAGVVKAAQTAAKAGARIAAYTTNPVSPLAELADALVIIPAAQKTDHGSNLSRQYSGSLFEQVLFLATEAVFQSLWDNTDVPAEELWLRHANLE
- a CDS encoding FadR/GntR family transcriptional regulator, translated to MASPTQFQSQIYRTLPEIERADAIVDRLTKAIALGLLKIGERLPPEAELSEMFGVGGATLREALGELREQGVVETRRGRSGGTFIVNQPQPQTDAIRDWFLSTSISEIRDIGDEHSAISAATVRLACERAEPHDIDRLRELARALVLAASPEVRAPADSRFHIELAVSAQSPRLTAAEIRLQEETVQQLWTPLAMAFDPETATAEHLELVRAVAEDQPDKAQNLVLEHIRRSIFHLIDTKLTLGYAQSVQDGK
- a CDS encoding cache domain-containing protein, whose product is MNQTTEVAQAADALTVWFGRVCTEVETLSRNVSTQLEGNPAGHSKADTTALAGLEASTREFLTRNAFAVGAGTFFAAESVEAGGPAWDWWSRKESGTIGRLDFDQTPGSDRYYDYEKLPFFSTAASTGKQTLWGPYVDYLGFEEYILTFAAPFSIHGKFAGVAGCDIRVKDLEPLIMPKLRVIPGDAALVNASNRVILGNSGKYLAGQRIKSVAPNQSLLTLDVPHLGLSLLHSV
- a CDS encoding cupin domain-containing protein, translated to METTLVGTLTKAGAIHKVENGYLGLPSMNLPGSEAAIGDSLHNPEGTVMSAGFFELKASEPVVYTYTYDEMKVVIKGHFILTDQTTGETTHAKERDVLFFPKGTTVKFETPDYGLGFFTGDRTFAP
- a CDS encoding APC family permease, producing the protein MSENRSGGVDHLERSIDWKQGLAIALGVPLLILPSLGYLPMWVSAAAILIWGLSVFQGFMQSTAYAEMATTFPKASGLPGFAQHVFRTENFHGKYDKGKLIGGFSAWSYWFAWNPVMAIFSILVGGYLHGLFPVLGEIFTAYQLSLMSGVVIFAGLFAVNWFGLKDGALLGYILAALSLIPLIILAVAPFATGHVELSNITGSWWPSDWAWDLHHILILFGIFAIAQWSACAWETAAIYGPEYKNPSKDVPKALFACGIICFVLFVLVQSSVIGVIGVKGVLAESVSPLIPVAHAVFGGAGSMITIIMLIFAMILIIQTAYLGSSRAMHSMATEGNLPQALSKLNRHGTPFVAMVVIGAFNLILISMGTPEAILGASAIGYTCANGISLFAYVKARKDPAFANLERPFKAPRGWKHVAMIFGLFNLPLCLAGVIYLNSQEVGWASTWVSFVVLALYIPIWLYSQHEAKRSKNKVQRALVSVD
- a CDS encoding dimethylamine monooxygenase subunit DmmA family protein — its product is MHPAPSTPAEPTHCEPGYRGTIYATFGTTNTATHHETSAKLRRDLHFITATPTTLTQLASSLKSAHVGVRLVLAGPPADIKAAAATATECGLVEEEITLLGEETGPLVLFCAHCRTTTMTTQATGTELDCPGCTTTLAISNHFSRRMGAYLGFSAHAEEAA
- a CDS encoding PDR/VanB family oxidoreductase, which gives rise to MTTTPLLDQAHPAVKGGLLLEVTNISRQTDSIVSITFADLAGGLLPAYVPGSHLVVQYGAGVNAYSLTGSGSTPFEYIISVLQVEDGAGGSQAMHRLSVGDLVQVSRPRSAFAPVANATHQLLVAAGIGITPVLSHARSAVEWGTATDLIYVHRPGAGAHVEEARELLGDGLTECSDRASFQKVLAESLTHQPLGTHLYVCGPAAFMDDVLDQAREHGWPAARLHSEAFGAAELDDGEPFAVNLTRSGTRLEVPAGVSLLEALENAGKSIPNMCRKGICGECSLSVLRGTPQHRDLYLTDQEKAENTTMMCCVSRSLDEELELDL
- a CDS encoding heme-dependent oxidative N-demethylase family protein; this encodes MTTTIIDNELESGVLPERIRHFPFPFSGDSYRYSANVEPARKLVETEAGSWGSFLIDVDEFYLQDLRDRNEVLEKDPTRTQVLPHMRPAVWDAITTLLPAMAEENPDTMSYQRDGNACRWANALQNLELEFTVGDDDSLPMGPLQFLGSQIQDDIVFLDPREDTLWLDAGLVTFAADWSFGFDVGMKFMEVHAPVPRVNDEPVINRAHQFLLRLQPGEQYRRTNWTMTVDRRLDTSTETYPIWAPDRGTIAADPELPNRLHLRVEIQHLICLPHSGAVLFLIRSYLLPLTDIAKVPLWRERLGHVLAELPEDMAEYKGISRYRKAASSWLLNG